The following coding sequences are from one Terriglobales bacterium window:
- a CDS encoding AraC family ligand binding domain-containing protein, translating into MKRILPVVAIAAALIGYIAGRATRPSLQPVLTGHLNDFSLIQKAFAQRNAGEARPFGYDNPEDPPIAPDAPPPTHWNIDDIQKAHTELAARAMKAASQAGSGSSQSFGGGPVHVQTRNFSMFMLYRLHRDQPVPSLTKVNSVWDDAEQHAGVYDFYVFTGGTGEMIVGGKIANEQNLKDKDGIIPGEYRGQPIIGGQTFKVKAGDWLLIPPNAPHQPKPDPGGFSYMIIKLNTGVYPWALVR; encoded by the coding sequence ATGAAGCGAATACTTCCAGTGGTCGCAATCGCCGCTGCGCTGATCGGTTATATCGCGGGCAGGGCGACGCGGCCCAGCTTGCAGCCCGTTTTGACGGGTCACCTGAATGACTTTTCGCTGATCCAGAAAGCTTTCGCGCAGAGGAATGCCGGCGAAGCGAGGCCGTTTGGCTACGACAATCCTGAAGATCCGCCGATCGCGCCCGATGCGCCACCTCCTACTCATTGGAACATTGACGACATACAGAAGGCGCACACCGAGCTGGCGGCGAGGGCGATGAAGGCGGCGAGCCAGGCGGGGAGCGGGAGCAGCCAGTCATTTGGCGGCGGCCCGGTGCATGTACAGACACGCAATTTCAGCATGTTCATGCTGTATCGGCTCCATCGAGATCAACCTGTCCCGAGCCTGACAAAAGTGAATAGCGTCTGGGACGACGCCGAACAGCATGCGGGCGTTTACGACTTCTACGTTTTTACCGGCGGAACTGGAGAGATGATTGTGGGTGGAAAAATCGCTAACGAACAAAACTTAAAAGACAAGGACGGCATAATTCCGGGCGAGTATCGCGGTCAACCTATTATCGGCGGGCAGACTTTCAAAGTTAAAGCTGGAGACTGGCTGCTAATTCCGCCGAATGCTCCACACCAACCCAAGCCCGATCCCGGCGGCTTCAGCTACATGATTATCAAGCTGAATACCGGGGTCTATCCATGGGCGCTGGTTCGTTAG
- a CDS encoding cytochrome c, whose protein sequence is MTVIGLIAITWLGCACWAQPLSHSQGEPAQSESRSVWDGVYSEDQAKRGEQLFQKGCASCHGETLHGAGEAPPLAGPRFTSNWNGLPLGDLFERIRRTMPQDNPGRIGRQNKIDILAYILSFNKFPAGNTDLPRQPEFLREIRFEASKPEPTK, encoded by the coding sequence GTGACAGTCATCGGCCTGATTGCTATTACCTGGCTTGGTTGCGCATGTTGGGCACAACCGCTGAGCCATTCGCAAGGGGAGCCGGCACAGTCTGAATCCCGTTCGGTTTGGGATGGAGTCTATTCGGAAGACCAAGCCAAACGCGGAGAGCAACTTTTTCAAAAGGGATGCGCGTCGTGCCATGGTGAAACGTTGCACGGAGCAGGGGAAGCGCCACCCCTGGCAGGGCCTCGCTTCACTTCCAACTGGAACGGGCTTCCGCTCGGAGATCTGTTCGAACGTATTCGACGCACCATGCCGCAGGACAATCCCGGGCGGATTGGCCGTCAGAACAAAATAGACATTTTGGCTTACATCCTGAGCTTTAATAAATTTCCGGCCGGAAATACGGATCTGCCGCGACAGCCGGAATTTTTGCGGGAGATCCGGTTTGAGGCCAGCAAGCCTGAGCCAACCAAATAA
- a CDS encoding pyrroloquinoline quinone-dependent dehydrogenase, which produces MCNSESALGQYHAKQTEWPTYTADLAGTRYRPFDQINASNFNDLEVAWRVKTDIFGNRPEYKLEGTPLMVNGVVYATAGSRRAAIALDAATGELLWVHGEHEGARGAAAPRQLSGRGLSYWSDGKEERIFYITPGYRLICLDAKTGVRVPSFGDGGAVDLKLNDDQTFFPDLTTGEIGLHSAPTVAGNTIIVGAAFREGFTPVSMRNNKGYVRGFDVRTGKRLWIFHTIPKKGEFGYDTWLNGSAEYTGNTGVWTQITVDEQLGLVYLPVESPTGDFYGGHRPGNNLFGESLVCVDLKTGERKWHYQFVHHPLWDMDISSAPILADITVNGRQVKVVAEPTKQGFLYVFDRVTGKPVWPIEERPVEVGTVPGEWYSHTQPFPTKPSAYSRNGLSIDDLIDFTPALRAKAEAIVSKYHMGPIFTPPVVSKVDGPLGTLMVGADSGGTNWPGGSYDPETHTAYLFACNSCLDPVGLVAPPKNFSDMNYVYGTAGQEVHMINAAGDSSSADAPKPMKRGKANGYVELNVDGLPLLKPPYGTITAINLDKGVIVWQIAHGETPDAIRNHPALKGLHIPRTGQETYNIGTLVTKTLVIAGEGQVTTTTEHPRGAMLRAYDKATGKEVGAVYLPAPQSGSPMTYMLNGKQYIVVAVSGGNYSGEYIAFTLPSPEE; this is translated from the coding sequence GTGTGCAACTCCGAATCAGCTTTGGGCCAATATCACGCAAAGCAAACCGAATGGCCCACCTACACAGCCGATCTTGCAGGCACTCGGTACCGGCCGTTCGACCAGATCAATGCCTCAAATTTTAATGACCTCGAAGTAGCCTGGCGAGTGAAGACGGACATCTTTGGCAACCGGCCGGAGTACAAGCTGGAGGGGACGCCATTGATGGTGAACGGCGTGGTGTATGCGACCGCGGGTTCGCGTCGTGCCGCCATCGCCCTGGATGCGGCGACTGGTGAACTTCTCTGGGTGCACGGCGAGCATGAGGGAGCACGTGGCGCCGCCGCTCCCCGTCAACTCTCAGGCCGCGGACTATCGTACTGGTCTGACGGAAAAGAAGAACGGATTTTCTATATCACTCCGGGATATCGGCTGATCTGCCTGGATGCGAAAACCGGGGTCCGGGTGCCCTCGTTCGGAGACGGCGGCGCGGTGGACCTGAAGCTGAATGACGATCAAACTTTCTTCCCCGACTTGACGACGGGTGAAATCGGATTGCACTCGGCCCCGACGGTGGCGGGAAACACGATCATTGTCGGCGCAGCATTCCGCGAAGGCTTTACTCCGGTTAGCATGCGCAATAACAAGGGCTACGTCCGCGGGTTCGATGTCCGCACCGGCAAGCGCCTTTGGATTTTCCACACCATTCCGAAGAAAGGCGAATTCGGTTACGACACCTGGCTGAATGGCTCGGCGGAATACACCGGCAATACCGGCGTATGGACGCAGATCACTGTGGACGAGCAGCTAGGGTTGGTCTATTTGCCGGTGGAGTCGCCGACCGGAGATTTTTATGGCGGACACCGGCCAGGAAACAACTTGTTTGGAGAGAGCCTGGTCTGTGTTGACCTGAAGACCGGCGAGCGTAAGTGGCACTATCAGTTCGTTCACCATCCTCTCTGGGACATGGATATTTCGTCGGCACCAATTCTTGCCGACATCACGGTCAACGGCAGACAGGTGAAGGTAGTGGCTGAGCCAACGAAGCAGGGCTTTCTCTATGTATTCGACCGGGTGACCGGAAAACCGGTGTGGCCGATAGAAGAGCGTCCGGTGGAGGTTGGCACAGTGCCGGGCGAGTGGTACTCACATACGCAGCCATTTCCTACCAAACCGTCTGCTTACAGCCGAAATGGCCTTTCGATTGACGATCTGATTGATTTCACACCCGCGCTTCGCGCAAAAGCGGAGGCGATTGTCTCCAAGTACCACATGGGCCCAATCTTCACTCCTCCGGTCGTCAGCAAGGTTGATGGCCCGCTCGGCACTCTTATGGTGGGAGCCGATTCCGGCGGGACAAACTGGCCGGGCGGATCATACGATCCGGAGACCCACACGGCTTATCTCTTTGCATGCAACTCCTGTCTTGATCCGGTTGGGTTGGTGGCTCCGCCGAAGAATTTTTCGGACATGAATTACGTCTATGGAACTGCCGGGCAAGAAGTGCATATGATCAACGCCGCAGGGGACAGCTCCAGTGCTGATGCGCCGAAACCCATGAAAAGGGGCAAGGCTAATGGCTACGTAGAGCTGAATGTTGATGGCTTGCCGCTGCTCAAACCCCCTTATGGGACCATCACTGCTATTAATCTCGACAAAGGCGTGATCGTGTGGCAGATCGCGCACGGAGAAACGCCGGATGCGATCAGGAACCATCCTGCACTGAAGGGGCTCCATATTCCACGCACCGGCCAGGAGACGTACAACATCGGCACGCTAGTGACTAAAACTCTTGTGATTGCTGGTGAAGGACAAGTGACTACAACGACCGAGCATCCGCGTGGAGCGATGCTGCGTGCATATGACAAGGCAACCGGCAAAGAGGTCGGCGCCGTTTATCTGCCCGCGCCACAGAGCGGGTCGCCGATGACGTACATGCTGAATGGCAAGCAGTACATCGTGGTTGCGGTGAGCGGCGGCAACTATTCGGGCGAGTACATTGCGTTCACACTGCCATCGCCAGAGGAGTGA
- a CDS encoding dihydrodipicolinate synthase family protein: MATTRRSFLGTLGAAAAIGAVGGGKFAEATKGEPMSGKSPSASTDKVLFWVAALTPCDKNLKFDEGIYAEEMAYLKQAGADGVVVLGTTGEYPSFSVAERKKIAEVAFKNRNGLNIMVSPGTSNFPETIELSEHAQANGADGLLVIPPFYYKKPSLEGLVKYFSLLFGRVTIPINLYHIPDTSGVPISLELLHRLEKYPNLAGIKDSSDDVPEYQRFVHEFPKLNMRTGTVTNLKAALDNGMGAILMEGNLFTREIAAVFAAKRAGNSLDAPLAKLDAAIKLLEPAGGYEFGPMKYALSLQMGTRQTYQRPPFADMTDEQRTKMKAAVEQLKQMA; the protein is encoded by the coding sequence ATGGCCACAACACGAAGGAGTTTTCTTGGAACTTTGGGAGCTGCGGCTGCCATTGGCGCGGTAGGGGGAGGTAAGTTTGCCGAGGCAACGAAAGGTGAACCTATGTCCGGCAAATCCCCTTCAGCTTCCACTGACAAGGTCCTGTTCTGGGTGGCAGCCCTCACCCCCTGCGACAAGAATTTGAAATTTGACGAAGGCATTTATGCCGAGGAGATGGCCTATCTCAAGCAGGCCGGCGCGGATGGGGTCGTGGTGCTGGGGACAACGGGTGAATACCCATCTTTTTCAGTGGCCGAGAGAAAGAAAATCGCCGAAGTCGCATTTAAGAATCGCAACGGATTGAACATCATGGTCTCGCCCGGAACCTCGAACTTCCCCGAAACCATCGAGTTGTCCGAGCATGCGCAGGCAAATGGCGCTGATGGCTTGCTGGTGATCCCGCCGTTCTACTACAAGAAGCCATCTCTGGAAGGACTGGTGAAGTACTTTTCTCTGCTTTTCGGAAGAGTGACAATTCCTATCAACCTGTACCACATACCCGATACCAGCGGCGTGCCAATCTCGCTCGAATTGCTGCACAGGTTAGAAAAATATCCGAATCTTGCGGGAATAAAAGATTCCAGCGATGACGTTCCGGAATACCAGCGCTTTGTGCATGAGTTTCCAAAGCTGAACATGCGAACCGGCACGGTGACCAATCTGAAAGCTGCGCTGGACAATGGCATGGGAGCCATACTGATGGAAGGCAATCTTTTCACCCGCGAGATCGCTGCGGTATTCGCTGCGAAGCGCGCGGGCAACAGCCTCGATGCTCCCCTGGCAAAGCTGGATGCGGCCATAAAACTGCTGGAGCCAGCCGGCGGTTATGAATTCGGACCTATGAAGTATGCGCTCAGCCTTCAGATGGGAACGCGGCAGACCTATCAGCGCCCCCCCTTTGCCGACATGACCGATGAGCAACGCACAAAAATGAAAGCGGCGGTGGAACAGCTAAAGCAGATGGCATGA